Part of the Xenopus laevis strain J_2021 chromosome 2S, Xenopus_laevis_v10.1, whole genome shotgun sequence genome is shown below.
caaaatGCTATGACTTGCTCTTTTATTAGCATAACAGCTGTGCTTTATTGGTAAAAGGCACAATAAATCCAAATAataacataacttttattttatgcTCCTttactaaaaagtaaaaaatatcacTCTGTACCGCAACCATTCTCCTTCAGAGTTGCTATACATGCTAAGATTTGGTTTGGCTGTTTTGCCAACTTTAACCATACTTtcgatcctgtgctttcagaaagcacTTCACACTGGAACTGCTTTcatataagctattgtttctcctcctcaatgtaactggaggagttgcagtgggatttGAATTTTCATTATTGAGAGCTGTTTTcatatctatcagggagctgttgtcttgtgtcagggagctgtcatcttcccattgttcttctgatCTGAGAGAAAGGCAggaggttgatatcactccaacttgcagtgtagaactaaagagtgactgaagttttgtagagcagaagtcacatgactgagggcacctcaACATGTCTAGCTTCATATCAGCTTCATATCAGCTTCAAAATGAGATATTaaaaaatctgctggagcagcattatcaattaatgcatttggggaaaaaaacatattttcctataACCCAGAGTCAGTGTATGGAGCATTCTGTAACTATCACTTGCACCAAAGCAGGCATACATTATAATGTTCCCTTTAGGCTTTCTGTGCACACAGTTGGCAAACTAACAGATAGTgccactagtttaaagggatgGAGTCATGCTGCAGCAGTAGCGGATTCCCTTTAATGCACATTTTACCATAAAAATTGATAGAACTTAGAAGAGTTCAACATTCATACAGTGgaacatttgtaattatttaccTGATTCACCCTGGTACTCAAAATTGATTCCACTCATCACTGTGCTCTTCATGTTGGTTGGAAGAACATTCCACCACTTGTACTCAAATCCTAAAACAGCTTCTGTTCCAACTGGGCAGCTACTACAGGCTGCAGGAAGTTTACATGGAAAAGAGAATTTAGAAAATAAACCATTGTGTTTACAGAAAATTTCACAATGCTTTGCACCCTTATATGCATCTAAATGTATGAATCGATTGTAGAACCTCTTTGCAGTGAATTTATTATGATGCACACTTGTTAACCTAGCCAAATGTATCTGCTTGTGATTTGACAACTCCATATTTGGAACTGTATAATGTGAAAGATATATTATATGACCGgaagcagagtttttttttttatgaaaggggAAATAAATCATGTGAAGACtgacatttttgcagttttaaatgGGAAAGCCAAGATGTCTGTATATCAGAACTTACTAGTGCCATTTGAGAATGAATCTTGAGGGCACGGTTCACAGGAACTGGAGTTTGTCTGGTGGAAGCCTGGGTTACAGGGAGGACACTTCTTTTTAACAACTGAGGTTGGCAGTGACACAGAGTTTTTCACACTCTCGCTGCACATCTTGGGCTCAATCCATTTGAACATCAGTTGGGTCTAAGAGAGAGATAGATCGTGTAACTTATTTTTATAGCAGGAGCAATACTCACTTACGAGTCTTTAATAGTAAGAAATGTTTGTTACTTGCCTCCCCATTGGCATCACAAGGTGTATGTGTGTAGAAATAATCTTTGTCTGTACAAGGAGGACGTGGGTTACAGGAAGAAGAACCAGAATCTAAAAAGAAGGAGTGGcacttaatttaataaaatagcagATGCAAATATGCCATGGGGTTCCCCTGCATCTGCTGGCGCACTATGTGTGATTCATCTGAAGAGATCAGTGGGGCCAGGGTGCATGGGCCCTTGGCACAAAGAGCAGCTAAGGACAcaagtatttttaaaggggttgtttacctctTCATGTGGTATTGTGCAGTGATTTTTCAGAAGCTATTAGTATTCAAAGCTACATGCATAGTGACTATACTGCACCATACAGAAAAGTCACTGTCACAATATTCTGACAATACTGGAATGATTGCTACCATATTAAATTATGCCACATAAATGTTCATGCTTTGCAAGCCAGTTCTGAAAAGCCAAAGTCTGAAATAAAGCAAGATATGTTATAATTTACCTGAATATTTATCTGGGTCGCATGAGATGCAGGAAGAAGCTCCTCGGTTAGAGTATGTGTCTTTTGGGCACACCTGGCAGGTGGATGTTCCGTTGGTAGATGCAAATGTGCCTGGCTTACAGGGGAAACATTCTGAAGTATAGGCAGCACCTGTGATTAAAAAAGCCCCAAACATTACCAGAAACCAAAAGTTCTAAGGGTGCATTTAATGCACAATTACAGTATGCAAAGTGTATATTTGGGCACATGTTTTTATCCTTAGTAAAACAATTTTCAACCATAGTTCCAGCATCATTGTGTCCGCTAGTGGGAGTTGTGCTTAGTGCAGTTTAATGCACTAAAATGCATTTAAGTGAATATTCtttgaggtatatttatcaaagagtgaagttaatagtgaagttccgccactagagtgaaattccgccactctccattcatttctatgggatttttataggcgtatttatcaaagggtgaactttcacttcacccatagataaatacgcctttcaaaatcccatagaaatgaattgagagctgcggaatttcactctagtggcggaacttcactctgataaatttacccctataagtGCATTTCAAGTGCATGTTTCAAAAGGTGGAGCACATTTCATGTTGACagatttaaagaggttgttcacttttgagttaacttttagtatgatgtagagagtgatattctgagacaatttacagttggtattcattttttattatttgtgttttttttattatttcactttttgttcagcagctatacagttcagaatttcagcagctatcttttGCTATGGAACAAAATACCTTACCACTAAAGAgggctttgaataagagactggaatatgaataattaCACAGTTAagtagggttgaaaaaaagactaaagtccatcaagatcaaccctTCCAAATGTAGATTTAAgtgattttgtgatggctgagtcagttaatgcctttaagagcggcttggatgattttttggacagacagaatatcaaaggctattgtgatactaaactctatagttagtataggtattgtagtgtatttgtctgtgactttaccaCTGGAGTAATATAGAGGGCGCTGTGCTGCACCTTCAGCAGTTTTTCTCCAGTGACTGTTCTGCTatgtctctcactctctctctctctctttcctgcACAGCATGGTTGCACCCTGATGTTTGGTGTTAAGTTATATGTTCATTGCTGAATAAACTTCCAGAAAGTTGCTGTTAATGTGCCACCTGTTTCTGGAGCCTTAGTATCACCTACAGAACACTGAAAGGCTGACCAGTGAACACAACATGGTGTCAGAAGTTTTTCACAAGCACAGCTACCAGGAATAGGAAAATGTGCTTTGTCTAAGAAGTGGTTGGATTAAACATTTCTGCAACTACTCACCAGAACCTCAGAAGTCTCCAGTAAAAGTGAGTACCAGATACTGATCCTGCAAACAAAACCTGTTTGTTAAACTGCATAGCAATGGATCATTTCAAACCCCCACAGTCCATGTGTATGAGTGGCAATCTGTCTGAAAACTGGCGCAGATGGGCCCAGAAATTTACACTATATCTCACAGCAGCAGGGCTGGAGCAAAAGCCTGAACCCACAAAGATTGCATTGTTACTGCACATTATTGGGGATGAGGCACTGGAGGTGTATAACACCATGGGGATTGCACAGACCCAAGCTGCAGACAGATCCCTTGACTCTGTGATGCAAGCATTTCAAGCTTATTTTCAGCCCAAAAGGAATGTTGTATTTGAAAGACACCAGTTTTGGACCCATACTTTTGTAGAAAATCAAGGCATAGACAAATTTGTTACTGAACTGAAACTAAAAGCAGCTAACTGTGAATTCAAAGATCAGGAGGAGTGCTTGAGAGACAAAATAGTCTTCAGTATTACAAATCcccgtttaaaggggaagttgcttGAATGCAGAGAGTTAACTCTAGAACGGGCAATCGAAATATGTAAAGCTAAAGAAATAATATCAGCTCAAACAACTGCAATGGCAAGTGCCACTATAGACAGCAGTGTTCATGCTATACAAATCACACCCAGAGAGACACAACAAGCCCCTAAGTACAGTAAAAGTACTTCCTCTGCGACTCTACTGCCTGAATCAAGCACTCAGACAAAGCCATGTAGCAGATGTGGCAGACAGCACCCTCCCCAGCAGTGTCCTGCATATGGAGTAGAATGCAATAAATgcaaaaagagaaatcattttggaaaaatgtgcAGGGCCAGAAATCctcatacaaacacacaaaaaccCTTTAAAGATGTGAATACTTTATTCATTGCTGCTCTAGAAAAACACAGAGTAGCCAGAGACAGCTCATGGTATGCAACGCTTATTGTACATGGCACAGTCATTGAATTTAAGCTGGACACTGGGGCTGAAGCAAATACCATGCCAGCTTCAGTAATTTCCCAAATGTCAGGTGTTATAGTAAAGCCTACAAACACAATgcttattgcatatgggggagaACGTATTAAACCAGAAGGAGTTGTAACACTCACTGCACAAGCCCCGCACAAAACAGCTCGGTtaaccttttttattacaaatgtgtcTGATGTCCCTCTCTTAGGAAAACAAGCCTGTGTTCAGCTGAATCTGCTAAGAAAAGTTTGTGAGCTTTCCAAACCTGCACCTACAACTAAAGATCAGCTACTAACCCAGTATTCAGATGTGTTTGAGGGGCTGGGAGAATTCCCTGGTACACACCACATATTTACAGACTCCACTATTCCCCCTGTGATACACGGATGTCGCAAAATACCATATTCTATTacagaaaaactaaaatgtactATTGACAGTCTTGAACAGCAAGGTGTGATCAGCAAAGTAACAAAACCTACTGCTTGGGTGAACagtcttgttattacagaaaagaaaaatggatcTCTGCGGGTGTGTTTGGACCCCAGGGACCTAAATAAAGCTGTATTAAGACAGCACTTCTCTATCCCAACACCTGAGGATGTAATAAGCAACTTAGCTGGAAAGAAGTTGTTCACTATCCTAGATGAAAAAGATGGATACTGGCAGATTAAACTTGACAGTGAATCAGCGGATTTGTGCACCTTTAACACTCCATGGGGACGGTACAAATTCCATCGGCTTCCATTTGGCATCAGATCTGCAAGTGAAGTGTTTCAGCAAAAGAACTTTGAATCCTTTGGGGATATTGAAGGTGTCCATATTATTGCTGATGACATGATCATTGCCAGCAACTCTAAAGAGGAACATGATGCCATTTTACAAAGAGTCATGGACAGAGCACGCAAGCTGAAGGTAAAGCTCAACAAAGACAAGCATCAGTACCAAGTAAGCAAAGTGCACTACATGGGGCACATAATATCCAGTGAGGGGGTCATGCCTGACCCAGACAAAGTTAAGGCAATTTCAGAGATGCCAAGCCCACAtgacaaaaaaagtttgcagagGCTGCTAGGCATGATTCGCTATCTTGCACAGTATATTCCACATGAAGCAAGTATAACTGCACCTCTCAGACTCCTACTGTCGAAAGATACTATGTGGCAGTGGAACCCTGAACAGCAGGATGCTTTTCAAAAACTAAAAGATGCACTAGTATGCGCTCCAGTGCTTTCCTTTTTTGATCCTAGAGAACCAGTTGAATTACATGCAGATGCCTCCAAAGATGGACTGGGAGCATGTCTTATTCAAAAAAACAAACCTGTCATCTATGCATCCAGAGCCTTGACAAAGACTGAACAAAACTATGCCCAAATTGAAAAGGAACTCCTTGCCATcgtgtttgcatttaaaaagttcCATCAATATGTGTTTGGCATTTCAGTAATGGTACGATCAGATCACAAGCCTCTAGAAGCCATTGTCACAAAAAACTTAAGTAAGGCCCCTGCAAGACTGCAGCGCATGCTACTCCAGCTACAGAAATATGACTTTCAAATAGTCTACACTCCTGGAAAGGACATGTTGATACCAGATACACTATCCAGAGCTGTCACTATACAGCCTAATGCGATGGACACTGAAATTGACTTTGACAATGAGAAAGTGGTATATTCCATTGATATTGCATTGGCTCTCCCGCAGCACCTTCTCCAAAAACTGAAAGATGCAACTGAATCAGATGTAGAGCTGTCGGCACTCAAACAGATGCacagcaatggttggccaaacCGGAAAAGGTCAGCTGACATAGTAGTACAACCATATTGGCCTTTGAGACATGAAATTCATATTGATGATGGCTTAGTCATGATAGGCGACAAATTCATCATTCCTAAAAGCTGCCGGCCACATATGATTGAAAGACTGCATGTAGCACACCAAGGGATCCAGAGATCTAAAGCGCAAGCTCGAATGCTCATGTACTGGCCAAATATGGGAAAAGATATTGAGCTAGGAGTAAGCACCTGCAATGCATGCCAAGAAATGCTGCCCAGCAATATGAAAGAACCACTACTTACCCATGAAATACCCAGCATGCCATGGACTAAGCTTGCTGCAGATATATTTGACCTCTATGGGCATTCATATCTACTTGTGATTgactacttttcaaaatatccTGAGGTACTCAGACTGTCAGACAAATCAGCACACTCAGTTATTGCACGACTAAAAGCTATCTTTGCAAGACATGGCATACCACAGGAACTAGTTTCTGACCATGTACCATTTGCCAGTCATGAAATGATTTCTTTTGCTAATACCTGGGACTTTAAACTTACGTTCTCAAGCCCAGGCTATCCCCAGTCTAATGGCATGGCCTAACGGGCAGTCCAGACTGTTAAAAAGACTTTCGTTAAAGCTGCTCAAACTGGGCTTGATCCACACTTAGCACTGCTGAGCTTGAGAAACACTCCAGTGACAGGCATGAAATATAGCCCAGCACAGTTGTTAATGGGTCGTGTGTTGCGATCCAATTTGCCAGCCTCAGCTTCTGTGTTAAAACCAAAGATTCCAAAGAATGCCTACTCTCATTTACAAAGGTACCAAGCTAACCAAAAGAGATACTATGACTGCGGAGCCAGGCCTCTCACTCCTTTTCAGAGGGGAGACAGAGTAAGAATGGAAACAACACAGGGCTGGCAGCCAGCAAGTGTACAAAACATAAGAGATGAACCCAGGTCTTATGACATAGTAACACCTCAAGGAAAACGCTACAGGAGAAATAGAAAACACCTTAGGCCAGACAAAATACCTGTGCAGCAAGATACTGGTCCAGAGCTATATGGAAACATTGAGACTgatgacacacagggagatcaGGTCCAACAAGCTGCAACATGTCCACAGCAAGAACCAACAGAGGATCATTCAGAACCCAGTACAGAAGCTTCTGCTGAGCCCCATCATATCACAGTCACAAAAAGTGGTCGGATAGTAAGGGCACCCAGCCGCTATAAAGACTTTGTTTAAGATTAATGTTTGCAATTATTCTATTGTTCTACTTTTCTTTCAAAGAAGGGAGATGTAGTGtatttgtctgtgactttaccaCTGGAGTAATATAGAGGGCGCTGTGCTGCACCTTCAGCAGTTTTTCTCCAGTGACTGTTCTGCTatgtctctcactctctctctctctctttcctgcACAGCATGGTTGCACCCTGATGTTTGGTGTTAAGTTATATGTTCATTGCTGAATAAACTTCCAGAAAGTTGCTGTTAATGTGCCACCTGTTTCTGGAGCCTTAGTATCACCTACAGAACACTGAAAGGCTGACCAGTGAACACAACAGGTATGGGTAtaaataatttgtgtgaaagtagggaggggtgtgtgtatggatgctgggttttcatttggaggggttggacttgatggactttagtctttttttcaaccctactTAACTGTGtaattattcatattccagtctcttattcaaagcccTCTTTAGTGGCTAAGGTATTTTGGTCCATAGCaaaagatagctgctgaaattcttaaaaaagtattttttcaacccgatttaactatgtaactaactatgtaactatagccTTGGATGTTATGGtttttcaagaaatcatccaagcccttcttaaaggTATTTcataatcagccatcacaacataatccggcagggcattccacaacctcattatCCTCACTGTGAATAaacacctatgctgcttcaaatgaaagttcttttcctctaatcTAAAGGGATTGCCTCTGTTGCGGTGATCcctgttatggaaaaaaaaaaagatctactgctgtctataatatcctctaatgtacttataaagtgtaatcatgcccaccccgcaagcatcttttttccagagagaacaaccccaactatgacagtctaccatcatagtttaaatcttccatccccttaaccagtttagttgcacaactctgcactctctcctgctcatttatatccctctggaggtctggagtccaaaactgcactgcatactccagatgaggccttaccggacctataaagaggcatgattgtgttttcatcccttgagttaatgctctttatttatgcaagacagaactttatttgctttagtggccacagaatgacactgccaagAATAAGACAACTTGTTTCTACAAATacccctagatctttctcaattaaggaaacccccaacatacagccattaaggggcagatttatcaaggcgtcgaatttcaaagtgtaaaaaactttgaaattcgaccatcgaattgcattacttcgatatttgaagtcaaagttttttttatctaatttggccatattcggtcgaagtaaaatcgttcaatcgtacgatgaaatccttcgaatcaaacaattttacttcgacttctaaaaacgtagccaaatgttggctatgagttctaggaggtctccataggctaacatagcaatttggcaggtttaaagtggcgacgtgtcaaagtcaaacttttttaaagagacagtacttcgattttcgaagttgaagttaggcctattcaatggtcgaagtacccaaaaaatggtTCGTagttcgaagtttttaacttcgaaaattcactttgacccttagtataTGTGCCCCCTAGTATATAAGAAGAAGATGGTAAATAATTCAGTatctatacaaaataataaatgaaaaccaaatgaaaatttgtttagaatACTACaaactactaaaagttaacttaaaagttaacttaaagatgaaccacccctttaatgaatagcaTCGGTTTATGTTATCGTAAACGAGTCCTGTAATATAGTATAGGTTTGCTTATAAAAAAGACCAATAAAACAGATTTAGCCATTTAATTCCATTCTACAAATGTGACTTTTTCTTGTATATTGATATACCTGTAATCTGTATAGTCCTCAAAAGCACAGGTTTAGGAACGACACTTCGCAAATAGAAAGCCGCTGTTCTCCAGTAAAGAACATTATTGCCTTTTGTCAACTTTACCTGCAGAGATATTCAGACATGGTCCATGGTTATATGGGGCAGAGAGTGCAGCTCTCATACTAGGTAAACAGAGGTAAAAAAGGTAAACATACAGTAACACATTGTATATGCATTAAAGGCTGCTTGCCTACTATAAAGCAAACATAAATCTTACAAGATGTACAAAGGGCTGGGGTGCTCCAGGCAGCAGTGCTCCACAAGTAaccaggggggcagccattcaaagcagaaaaagctcaggtttacatagcagataacagataagcactgtagaatacaatgggaacttttctgttatttgctaacctgtgccttttctccttttttcaaacTGAAAGGCTgaccccttggctacacagcatcttgtttatatcaactatttACAGTTTCTGAAagaaacataccagttttacctgttcagggcaacagtgcatcatcttttaactaatttaaaacaatttaatttgttgatgttactgttcctgtaataGATAAATTTCTGGAATAACTGGAAATCTCACTCTTTTAGTGAAGAGATCACATtagcactccccccccccccagaccacATCCAGCACGAGAAAGGAAAGTGTGGAGGGAGATGGATGGGGCAGTATCGCAACAGCCGCCCCAGGGCATAACAGGAACTAGACACCTCTGGTGATAGATAAGCAATAGAGAGGTCTCTATCTCATGgcttatcaagtgaaaactccaTTGGGTTGTAGAGAAATATCTGGAGTTTTATCAGGAATAAaggtttttctcctcaaattgaatgcAGGCCATTATGTCTAAAATGTCTGTCTCCATTCCTGTCtaaataaaatgacaatttatAGCTCAACAAATTCAATCACAGACaaatatactaaaaaaatgtCTCTTCACTGCGGTAGATTGTTGATGTTGGATTATAAACAAGACAACCCATAATTTCTCACATGCCTGGTTAGAAGAATGCACCAGTGGTGGGAATCCCAAGGCTTAACTACAATAAATCACCTATATGGTCTTACAAGGCAGGTAAAATGGGACTATGCTTTTCTGCCCCTCCATTGGAAAACTTTAGATTTATTCAAGTCTGTCATTATATCAGTTCAAAATATCAAGTATGCCCTTAAATGCCAAAATCCTCATTTCTGTAAACAATTTGTTGTACTTATTCCTATTCTAAAGGTTGTTCTGTCTCTGTTGTATCAAATCCTCTCAGAGGTGTATTCCCCATTTGCCTTTCTATATGTTAAGGCCTGGGAAAAGGATATTGGACACCTTTTGAATGAGTGAGACGGTCATTATGTGACCATGCAGCCCTAGCTCAATCAATCACATCCTTAATTGAGTCCTGGTACATGGTTCTTCTACACATGTTCATGGCACAGATAAGACTGCTGGTATATCATCATTTATGTTTTAATGGCTTTGGAGAGAAGGGTACAGCTTCCCATACATCATGGCAATGTCCAAGGGTCCATAGATATTTGCCAAGAATTTACAAAATTCTATTTTCCGTCACCACCTTGATATATGTCACGAGACAAAGCTTTGATGGGTAATAAAAGCACAAGCCTGTAAGAAGTCTTATCACTGAAATCATTTTAGCATGAACTGTTATAACTTCCTtgtttaaatttacatataaatataaatataaggtttTATCATGATGTATCATCTTACCTAACCTTCATTTTCCATTCCCACCTCTTAAACCGCTGAATGTAATAGTAGGGAGAGCTAGGACTTTTTAAGAGCCATAACATAAAAAGTGCCAAAGTGTAGagtttattttatagaaaaacaagaattgtaaatgtcttttttttttttttttaaatgaatgactaCCAGCATATCTAACTTTTTTCTTAAGTGACAATGTTC
Proteins encoded:
- the LOC108709490 gene encoding uncharacterized protein K02A2.6-like translates to MDHFKPPQSMCMSGNLSENWRRWAQKFTLYLTAAGLEQKPEPTKIALLLHIIGDEALEVYNTMGIAQTQAADRSLDSVMQAFQAYFQPKRNVVFERHQFWTHTFVENQGIDKFVTELKLKAANCEFKDQEECLRDKIVFSITNPRLKGKLLECRELTLERAIEICKAKEIISAQTTAMASATIDSSVHAIQITPRETQQAPKYSKSTSSATLLPESSTQTKPCSRCGRQHPPQQCPAYGVECNKCKKRNHFGKMCRARNPHTNTQKPFKDVNTLFIAALEKHRVARDSSWYATLIVHGTVIEFKLDTGAEANTMPASVISQMSGVIVKPTNTMLIAYGGERIKPEGVVTLTAQAPHKTARLTFFITNVSDVPLLGKQACVQLNLLRKVCELSKPAPTTKDQLLTQYSDVFEGLGEFPGTHHIFTDSTIPPVIHGCRKIPYSITEKLKCTIDSLEQQGVISKVTKPTAWVNSLVITEKKNGSLRVCLDPRDLNKAVLRQHFSIPTPEDVISNLAGKKLFTILDEKDGYWQIKLDSESADLCTFNTPWGRYKFHRLPFGIRSASEVFQQKNFESFGDIEGVHIIADDMIIASNSKEEHDAILQRVMDRARKLKVKLNKDKHQYQVSKVHYMGHIISSEGVMPDPDKVKAISEMPSPHDKKSLQRLLGMIRYLAQYIPHEASITAPLRLLLSKDTMWQWNPEQQDAFQKLKDALVCAPVLSFFDPREPVELHADASKDGLGACLIQKNKPVIYASRALTKTEQNYAQIEKELLAIVFAFKKFHQYVFGISVMVRSDHKPLEAIVTKNLSKAPARLQRMLLQLQKYDFQIVYTPGKDMLIPDTLSRAVTIQPNAMDTEIDFDNEKVVYSIDIALALPQHLLQKLKDATESDVELSALKQMHSNGWPNRKRSADIVVQPYWPLRHEIHIDDGLVMIGDKFIIPKSCRPHMIERLHVAHQGIQRSKAQARMLMYWPNMGKDIELGVSTCNACQEMLPSNMKEPLLTHEIPSMPWTKLAADIFDLYGHSYLLVIDYFSKYPEVLRLSDKSAHSVIARLKAIFARHGIPQELVSDHVPFASHEMISFANTWDFKLTFSSPGYPQSNGMA